In Oryza sativa Japonica Group chromosome 1, ASM3414082v1, the genomic stretch TCATTTTTACCCCCTGTTATTTTAACTGAATCAGCACTTCAACTTTCTTTTTCTAACAAAAGGATATAGTGACCAAGAAGGTAACTATGAAACTATACCATGAATGATTGACTTTTGTTAGCTTTCCTCGCATCCGGAAAAGGGCTAAGTGTATCATGAAAACATAGGACTTTAATCCTGTTACTGCTTCGGTTAATCTAGCATTTTcgtatatattttatttagttgtaatattatactccctccatcccataatataagggattattcCTTTTTGGGTAAGATTAAGGATAGCATGCAAATACTAGAATACCTCTATTAAATGAGGTTTGCTTATGGTGAGTGGGTAGTGGGGGGTTAAAGTAGGTAGAAATTTGAATTGGAGTTGATAGACATGACAAGTAGTataccaaaatcccttatattgtgggataaCTAGAAGGGgcaaatcccttatattatgggacgaagggagtatgtaCTGATGAACCCATGATAGTCTTATTGAACTCAACATGATAATAGGTGGCAAATCTCAAACTGATGCCCATCGGAGTATTTGAACATGACatactagtttaattttacaaGCTGTGTTAATTTTCAAGTGTTTCTACTTTCTAATTGACTCCAGTAACATGAGAGAAATCCTACCTTCCATCGCTTCTCAAACCTTGTAGGAggttaaaattttcccttagtAAATTGGATTTGTTAAATAGAAGAGAGTTAGCATCCAGCCATCCGTAGACATGACGGGTGGAAttgttcattatattttatcttttatcCTTAGCTGACACTTATCTGCCATCTTGTTTGCTATTGTGGAGCGTGTACATACCATTTTTGTAAACCATGGATAGTTTTAGTCTTTGCCGACTATCTAGATGGCCTCAACTTCTCAAGGCTTGTGTGATATGAAATACCACAGTGTAACTAGTCCGGTCTGTTATGGATTAGTTTGGTTCCTGTTGGTTAATctataagaaaaagaaaaggtgggGTCTCAGTTTCTATGGCTCATGATCCGAGGGGTTAGCCTCCAAAGCTTGTATTATTCTCTGGAATTCATTGACCTTATGGCTTATGCTTGCTTGGTAATGAAAAGCCAAGATGAAAAACACTATAATGGAATTGAATTCACTTTTTATCCTATTCCTTTGGTTGGTTTATGGGAGATGTGATCATGGGAGTTGGCTGACTTCTCAGCATGATTGGGAAAACCTAAGTACCTAACTGCTGAAATTGTAGAACACTTAACTTAAAACTGAGCTATTTTTCCATTCTTCCTATTTCTATTATGTCATTGTATTATAAGCCGTCTTCAGTAGGTTTGTGGTGCATTCAGGTATTTAATGTTGCTATGGTGTGTCGATTTCTGAAATGGTTGGCAAATATAAATCTGTACTCAACTACTTTATCTGATCTCCTGGTTTCTCTGTTCTCTCTAAGATGCTCTTGTATGCAACCAATTCCAAAAGGACAAAATATCCTTGATCTGAAACAGCTCCATTTCGCTGGTTACATAATCTACTTCACAACTTTAGTAATGAATTTATGCCCTTGTTTCCATTTGATGCGTATTGAATGTTATGCCCTGCAATTTCACCCAAGCCTTTTTGCCTGGTGCAGGGTCCTACGTAACACACGAGACGAACTACTTTGTGTATTTTTACATCGATTCTAAAGCCGTCTTGCTATTCAAATCTGGGTGATTGGCGTAGCTAATATCCCCTGCGCTTGTTGTCTTGTATGCCTCTTTCCTCCGCGTTGTCTGCAACCAAAGCTGGAAGCCTGGAATTCTGAGAGCCTGCATGTTGTTGATGTATCAGCCGCGGATCTTTTCCATATTCCAGCAAATGTGAGATTAGATTGTGTGTCTATTTTACGTCTGATACATCTAGGTGGTGTCCTGACATTGCCTTATTGTAATCTGATTGCCGGAAAGTCAGACAGAGGTTGTCATCAACAAGGTAAAACTTGTGCTGATCTGCTTATATTATGCATTCTCTGGCCACCGGGTTGCAGAAATTGCAATGATTTCAATGAATGATACCCTACATGAACTGCCTATATATGATATGCCAATGTGGATTAAGTTACAAAAAGGGAAAATACTTTTTGCATTGTTGCATCATGTGAAATTCTACTAGACCATAACATGGCCATTTTTTGCTGAGCAATCCCTGTGAAAATCGTACTAAATTATTATTGATGGATGCCTATGATAAATCCATGGTATCACTTAAATTTCTGGTTAAGCTTAATTGTATGTGTGATTATGGATAGTAGGAATTGAATTTGGTGGGTGCACTATACTGATCTGCTTAAATTATGACTGTCTGGAAAGAGGTTTTCATTCTCTGGCATGGTTTCCATGAATGACATGAACTGCCTACATATGATTTGTCTCGTGGGTTAGGTTCcacagaggaaaaaaaaaatactacgtaTCCTTTTGGTTGCATCATTTGAAATTGCTACAATAAATCTATGATGTCAGTATTTTCTGCAATTTATGGGTATCAGGAATTGACCTATACAATCACGACTCTACCGCTACACTGTACTGTTTGTGTTAAAGTCAAGTTGTACTGTTCATTCGTGTACAACCAGAAACATAGCGCATTCtcagaatttttattatttttaaaacctttttaattTCACAAAATAAATCATCTTAAACTTATTTCTGAAATCTAAACTTTTTAGCCATGCCCCGCATGATGTGGTAAAATAATATAGCTATGTCAACCATGCTGGCATGGCAAAATAACACTGTTACGTTAGTCTATGTCAGCATTGTTTCGCCACATAAATTTGGCTGGTGTGGTTGAAAGGTTCATATttgaatataaaaaatttaaaagttttagaaAACTTAAAAAAGATCGCATTCTCATCCTTGCAAAAGCCAAAGTTTGCGACTTTGCGTTCGTCTTACGACAAAGAATACGGAATTCCCTAGTACTTTCCACGATTCCATCCTCCATCAATTTTGTAGAGCAAGTATCATGTGCGCATATATAAACAACCTGTCCCTGGATTCTTTGCCTACAATCATATCGTACTGACTCCTCTAGGGAATTGAGCCCTCCCCCTACCCTAAAATTATTCATGACCTACCCACACAAAAGATGGCCGTCCCCATCACCCGCGCGGATGACGATGGCCTtgtaaagagaagaaaaaaaaaacgaagcgAAGGTGATAAGGCTCGTTCATGGACGGCGACAGCTTGACCTAACTTCGCGCCGTGATGCGCCCACATGCTGGAGCCCTCCGCCGTCCACGTGTCCAGATCACTAGCAACGTGGCACCAGGATCACGCGCGAGGGTGCACTGGTTTACTAGTGGTTACTAGTGGCCCCGGCGGCCCAGCTGAGCCGAGAGAGAAGAAAACGAGTTCAAGTTTGCAGCTCGAAATGAAATCTCCTCGTGCCAAAGCTCAAGATGGCGATTGCGAAATGTTACATCGACACCGCAAAATGTCCAGATTCAGGCATCGTTTGATATATGCACAGTAATGTCCGTAATGTTTAAAATGATTCAACACAAATTTGACGTGAAGCAGATGAAATTGAAAGGAAATTAAACTGATTTATTACTTGTTCCATTAAAACCATCACACTCGGGTACGTGGTGAAACCGTGAAagttaaaaaacaaaaacagtaGTAGTAGAGTGAGGCCCTGCTCGCTGTTACATGAGAGGTGCACGAAGAACCAGCACACGAGCAGAGCATCCAGCCCACACGCAGCAAGGAAACGGTagggatgccgccgccgccgccggccgatcCGCCGCCCGgcgatgatgcgtcgtcgtcgtcgttcaggtgcacgcggaggcggagcggcgtgcggcgcggcgcggtcgAGAGGTGATGAGTAGTTGACGCGGAGCAGATATATATGGATggatggcgtcgtcgtcggtcggacgacggcgaggtcgcGCGCATCACGCGCGGGCGTAGCTGCGGGCGAGGTGGGCGgcgcggaggtcggcggcgtcggcgccgccggcgaagttGGAGGGCCGGTAGTGGCCCGTCACGGGGTCGGGCACCCACGacacctccctcgccgccgacgacgacgacccgtcCTTCGCCTGCGTCATCCCCGCAGCGCCCTTcccttccaccgccgccgccgcccgcctcatcgccgacgacgccgccgacgcggcgtaacccctcgtcgtcgtcaccctCGCCGCGAGcgcccgcgccgcggcggcagcggcagcagcagcagaggtgGAGAGAGCGAGAGCCATCGGATCACTCGATCGGACGGCTGATGGCGCTccgctcctctccttctctaCTCTGCTTCGGTGCGACGCGACTTGGGCTTGTGAGCTCTGtgtggggaggagggaggcggaggcggacgcgcATTTAAAGAGGCGAGACCGGGGGGGAGGGGGCtcgattttattattttttataaaatattttttggtggGGTGCCACGTGGCGTGGGAAAGCACGTGACGGGTCGAGGGAAACGTCGCCGCGGGTTCGGGCTgtcggcgacgcgacgcgccgCGGAGACGGTGGACGGGTCGAGTCGTGGTCTGGCTATGCAGCGGTTTGCGGGTCGGTGGACGTGGTCCACCACGCCAACGTGAGTAAACCGATGATGATGAGCGTCTCTGGTTTGTCTTTGTCCACTGTGAGGAAGTGAGGGCATCACATTGTGATCCATAGgtaaattataatattttattcaCGTTGTGTAATTAGTTCCTATAAAAAACAACCAAAGAtacctatatacatatattgaataaaaaaaatagtagtattATCTATGTCTACTTCTCTCTTCAGATAATATTACTTCGTGTCTATATACAATGTTGGGATTGCTATAGTTAAAATCTATTTACATAGATTCTGTCTATATTGATCACATTTGCCATATAAATTGGTGATGCCTTATTATTGGTGGCTTTTTATATAAGCTAACCGATGAGTACATTTACGTTTTTTAAGCTGCTAAAcgatactcccttcatcccaatatataagagattttagatggatgtgatatatcctagtaccataTTCAGATTCGTATTACTAGTGTGTTTTACATCcacctaaaatctcttatattgttGGACGGAAAGAATATATTGCAACGTGAAAATTTTCTGTGTAGAAGttcttttaaaatatcaaatagttttatttaagtttgtaataattaaaattagattaatcatgtgttaatgattttttttcatcgctTTATCTTCCCTAGAAAAACGAAGACCACGTAGCATTTCTCTTTATtctctccatttcaaattaCTTGTTTAAAATACTAGTTAttattataattttaaatttctaaGCACTTTTTACTAAAATGTTTCCTGTTTGCTCCTCATAAATGCATTAACACCTGTGACCGTAATGTACAGGGGTTGTTTCTTTTGTTGCTTGATTTAGATCGGCGCAAAGTTTGgcttttggttgaaattagatataatgtgactgaaaagttaggtgtgtatgataggttgatgtgatagaaaatgactgaagtttggatccaaactttggatctaaacacagccttgctATATCTCTGTGTTGTATCTAAAAGTTGATCGAATGGTAGTACGCAGGAGTAACTAaattgaaacggagggagtttATGGTGGTGAGTCGCGTTTGCGTTGAAGGGGGGAAGTTGAGTTGGTGCTCTTGTTCGGTTTTGATAGGTGATGGGGGTGTTTAATTAGTCTATGTAAGGTAGAGATTGAGTTGACTTGCGGCATGAATAAAAATTCAATCTTATCTCCCTTGTTGTTTGCGTATTTTAGCCGAAACAGCTCCTTCACGATAACATTAACTATACTTCAGATGAATACAATTTGGCCACCCCATAACACTTAAATATCGAAAATTATCAACACTAAATGAGCACTTTTTATTATGCATTGTGACCATCACCACCGCCCGCGTAAAATAACCAGGAGAAAGGGCTTGTTTGTTTCGTTGCTAGAATCAgccttatcaatttttttttatatatagatgaATGTGCATTTAGTTTAATATCCTTTTAAACTTTACTAGTAGTGTCTTTATGAGAGAATCTATGGAACCACTAAATTTTGATAACGCATCATTGGCAAACCTTACCTAAAATAGGTGGGTTAAAAAGTGACAATAAAATGGACATGTGGATGTGGTAGGGTTAAAAGTGGTAATAATGTGAACATATCCAAAGTAGCAATAATGTTATGATAATGGAAGTTCAACCAGTGACTGGGCAAGCTCCCGGCAGGTCGGGCAGCCACTCGGGCTCCATTATCGCCATCTCCATTGCTGAATGCCATCAATGTTTGTAAAAATCGGTCAATCGCGGTAAAAAGTATTAGTCACTTATAGCTCGGTAACGCCATCTCTTTCTCAACCATCTCCATCATCTCAGCAAGACAGAAGTTGATTTGCAGCATTCAAGTGCTCCATCGTTGAAGGTTGGCTACTCTTCGGATTCACCCTTCCTATTGTTCTCTAACAGAAGAAACCATGCTGGATTTATCATTCGGGTTGAGCTCGGACCACCTGCACAATTTCGGTTGACAGGGTTGATGTTAGAGCTCCTCAGATTCAATGATGAGCCTCGTGGGGATCCTTCGCTAAGTCCGGTGACGCACACACCAAAATCTACAGCTCAACAACAAACCTCAGTCTTGTGCCGTTTCCGTGGAGGCAGCCGATGGGGATCAACGGTTTGTCAAGCGGAGTGCACATCTTTTGAGGCCCAGGGTAGCGGTCGTCGCGGCTTCGTCGCAGATCCCTGCCGACTTGCTCATTTTTCTAATGTTAGGTTATTTCAGGAAGATTGTTTCCGTAGTTCAGTTAACCCTCCCTTCTCAGGGGTGGCTCTTTTGCTTTCAGTTTTTATCCTTGGTTATGTATTGGGGTTTATCCTCTAATTCTGCTCTTGCTTAATAAAGttgatgtgtttttttaaaaaaaaaaacctcaaccTGTGCAGCTGGCCATGTTaagattaaggctgtgtttttttttcaagttttcaactcatTTCCT encodes the following:
- the LOC4327719 gene encoding protein SENESCENCE-ASSOCIATED GENE 21, mitochondrial; translated protein: MALALSTSAAAAAAAAARALAARVTTTRGYAASAASSAMRRAAAAVEGKGAAGMTQAKDGSSSSAAREVSWVPDPVTGHYRPSNFAGGADAADLRAAHLARSYARA